CCGTTCTTGTGGGTGTCAATGCATTCTTGGGTGAGATGCCAGtggctgcagactccacagaccATTGTGCTCCTGCAGTTCTCCTTGTGGGGGCGAAAACGTTGGCAGCTGAAGCAGCGTAGCAGGTCAATGTCTAAGTCCTCTATGGGGAAAATTCCACATAGTCCGAGGTCCAGTATTGGTGGGATTGGCCCTTCGAAGGTGACTGCGACTTTCCTGGTAGGCTGCTTATGGCTGCCCAAATGGCTTTCAGCATGGGAAGCATTACtgcagtcagttatgaaggacagtGGCATCTTGACAGAATAGAGGGAGgcaactgctttcctcaatttcctggcACGATCAAAATAGGCCAAGGAGGTTTTCCTGTGAAAGAGGCTGGCGCTTTCCTGATCCTTAGGtgtaatgatcatgtcaccctttagATTAGCTCTGGCAGAGATCTCTATTCTCGGGTTTGAGGCTGCAATGTCAGCAACCGCTGCATTAGAAGAAATACCTTTAACGGCTGGTAACTCAAATTTTGGCAGGTGCTCTGGATCTATAGAGGTGGGCCGTGGTTCTGGAGCAGTCTCAACAGTTGGAGTGAGTGTGGCAGTGACTTTAGCAAGTTTTGGAGTAGGCCCAACAGTTTGAGGTGAGTGTGGCAATGACTTCAGCAGGTAGCTGTGTTAATCAGGATGCGCAATTGCACTCTGGTTGATATGCCTCAGCCAGAACTGGAGGGCGAGTGTCTTTGGAAGGATCACGGTCCATGGCTGATGCTTCTTCTTCTGTTGATTGAGtgctagtaggtagtgtggcaTTGGAGGTGGCAAtaggtggtttcactgttgttccactctttttcttcttggcaggtggcatcctcactggttgaggagaggggtcaGGAACAGGAAGACCACGGTCCTGATATATCTATTAGGCGCAGCCTTCATGCAGTCGATATCTAGATTCGGTTTATTACTGAGCCATCTTGGGGGCCTGGCCAGGGTCTTCAGTATTTTgggagaactcctggggtatggaagtgtgggatctcaatgttgatgaACTTTGGTAGTATGACTTTCTTGTGCAACAGAAGATCCCTATTCCTTCTAGTGACgactgttgatatacgatgtcgtgGTACACATTGCAATCATTGCATCTGCACAATATCTTGTGCTGGACACCgtcccaatcaagctgcaagccTAGCTCTGCAACCAGCTTGAGAGCAAAGAACACAAATTTTCCCTTGTGATCGTAGTATGTAGTGCATTCCTTGCCTTTTCTCCTGTCAAAATGACAGAAGTCTTGACAGTGCTGGTGCTCCTTGCTATAGCAAAAACAACAGATGAAGGTTCCGCTATAAGAGTTTATTGAGAAGTTGACAGTGTATATCAGCATTGAAAATTTTTGCCACCAAAATGGCAGGGAGCTGGGTGTCCCTTGTGCCAGGTAAGAGATTTTTTGAGctggcagaaagatcattgcttgctgCTTTTCagagtgtacagccttgtgctggacacaggCTCTTACATTTTAGAGATTAggggaggcagaaacgagagagaCCTGACTTAACACTCCTTGTGTTGGAGACATTcctcagctacaccctctgtgactccgGACTTTAGTGACTAGACAAACCGATAaggtattttgaagaagacaaagaagactgaatcagtattcatcattagaagcaggaACCATATTTCTTCCTGACCACATTTTATACCTGAAACTACTCAACGCCATCTGTCCCTTGCATTACAAAAGTTTGGTAAGTCCACTCATCCTATTTGGTAACAACTTTTGTTCGTTCGTTGTACTGTAGCCAACGATTCCTGTTGGTAAGGGCTTTTCCTTTGTTTGGCCCGTAGGTAACCTATGAAATACAGGTTGGtttttaaacaaaaggaaatttgaaaggtttttagttgtagacaCAGATGCGAACAGAGGATACTAATTGGTGTGAGGATATTTTCAGAAATAGTTTAGAGCTAGAGCACATAAAGATGGAACAGGTTATAAGGCTAGGGAAACGAAATGAGGGGGGAGGGGACGACCTAGGCCAGTGCTTATTAAATTTAAGAATGAAGAAATGAAGTGGAAAATCCTAAAAAGTGCTATGAAACTAAAGCATAAACAAGATCCTTTGAAAAAAAAGAGTAGGTATAACAAAGGACATGACGAAAAAGGAAAGAGAGGTTATGTCAAAACTTAGGGAAGAGCTCAAAGAAAAACAAAGTAATGGAGAGAATGGCTGGATGATAAAAAACGGGAAACTCCTCAGAGAACAGGGGGCCAGAGAAAGGAGGTAGAGATGGGACCACAAGAAGTGCAAAAGGggaacagaaaaaggaatgaatacGGATCATGCGACCGCCCaacaaaaaagaataagaaaattagtTTCAAAGGATAAATATACAAGGCTTAACAAAGCAAAAATACATGGAAATGGAGAGTCTCCTAAACGATAGCTTTGATAGTAAACATAGTAGTGCTAACTGAAACACAACAAAAAATGTATAAGATTAATATAATTGATGGTACAATTAAGAAGGAGAGTATGAGGGATTTTAAAGATAAAAACGGAGGGGGTTAATGGTGATATACAAAGACGACAAGGATACAGAAATGGAAAAAGTTCATTCGAAGAACTTAGATATATTGGATGTAAAAGGGAATATCCTTAAAAAGAAAGTGAGACTTATTGTAGTATATATGGATTGTGGCGGGGATAGGGAAGGTAAAGAAAGAAACGTAGTGATACGAGCAGAGctagagaaaaaaatagaggaagatgaAGCACTAATTATAATGGGAGATTTTAATGGTCATCTAGGCTTCTTGGGATACCGAGAGGAGAATGAAAACGGAAAGAAAATACTCgaggtaataaacaataaaaaccttatATTATTAAATGTAGATTAGAAATGCAAAGGAACATATACATGGGAGAGAGGTGATCAAAGGAGTGCCATAGACCTGGTGTTGgtaaataaagaaatgtatgaatACTTCGATGAGATGAACATAGATGAGGAAAAAGATAAAGTAGATATATCTGACCATAATCTGACTGAGGTAGAGGTCAGCGTAAAAGCGAAGATAGAAAACTACAAAAAAGGATTTTGCCAAGAAAGTATATATTACAAAATAGACGAAGAAAGTCTTAGGGAATACagggaagaattaaaaaaataatctagaGATCAGAGAAATCACAAGGATGGATGAATTTGATGAAGTTGTAGAAGAGGCAGCAAAAAGAAAGCTACAAGCAAAGTAGAGACGGAAAACAACTGGAGAAGAGAAAGCAAAGATAGAACCAGAGTGGATGACCAATGAAatcagagaggaaataaaaaagaaaaaaaaaataacagagaaaATCGATACCTGACaggagaagaaagggaaagagcatttttgctgtataaacaacaaaaagagagaaCGCAGGTTGTAATAAAGGAGGCAATGTGGAAAAATGAAAAGAAGCCTAATGAAGTAAGGAAGGAGAGGAACAAGATATTCAAAAATATTGACAaactaaaagggaaaaaggaaaaggaagaagaaatacaattatatgacAAAAATGGAGAAAACCTATCCAAAGAATTAGCAGAGGAACAAATAGATAGGTTCTGGGGGGAAAGCATTTATAAAATtcacgaaaataaaatgaaagaggtatggaatagtgaagaaagacaaagttatatagaaaaattgaaggaaatagaaaaagaagaaaattcattaGGACACTCATTCCCCATAGAAATAAGAGAGCACATGGATATAGTAgcaccaataaaaagaaaaataacgccAATGAATATTCCCAACTTACCAGCGGAGAaagttaagaaaaattttaagaaaaatgaaaaataaaaaggcagcaggtccagatgaactgaaaccagaattataaaaaaaaactatagctaATGACAGCAAATGCTTGGAAATCATTAAAAAGTGCCTTCAAAATGAAACAGAGGAAAAGAACAAACCCAGAAAGTGGAAAAAGtctaaaacaaaatgataaaaaaggtaaagaaacccaCAGTAAAAGATCTAAGACCGATTGCCCTTACAAATgcctcatacaaaatatttatggtcctcatgaaagatgaaatagaagaacaccttgagagaaatatggagatgaaagaaacGCAAAACGGGTTCACAAAAGGAGGAAGAGTAGAAGATAACATATCtattttacaatactgtgtagaagaaagctacaaaaggaaggaaagtttaatagtaatttcaatagatttcaagaaagcatatgactcaataaagagggaaaaataatagaaattatgaaagaatGTAGAATACACCCAAATGTAATAGATACATTGGAAGAGATCTACGAAGGAGACAAAACCAAAAAAAACATAGGATATGAATTAGATAAAGAATTTGAATTAACAAGTGGGATAAAACAGGGATGTACAGGGTCAACTACTCTGTTTAaactaattacatataaaataataaatgaattagaaaagaaaggaaaagactttgaaaacgaaataataaagattagggcattgttctttgcagatgacggtctaattgtagcaaaaaaatatagtagatgcagaagcaaacaaaaatactagtagaaatatgtagagaatgtgggctagaaataaataaaaataagagtcatataatcatatataatatgaaagaaaaccGGAAGAAATAGAGGGTATTAAAGTAACAGATATCATAAGATACttaggaatagagatagaagggaaaagaaatatgtttaaaaaacaaaagaagaaaatgatggaaaaggcagaAAAGCTAGCTAACCTAACCTACTCAATTATTGCGAAAAGCTGCTACAaaatactgataggaaaaacatattggaaaaatgtagccttACCAGGAATACTGTATGGCACGGCAGTAATGAACATAAAACGATTACAGCAGATTGAAAACGGAGTAGGAAGAAAAATTTTGGGAGCACCACCATATGCAGCAGTAGCAACACTACGGGGAGAGATAGAAATGTCCAAAATGAAAACTAGaatagcaggaggaaggctaaggtttgtgaaagggatagaagaggggagaaatTATTTGCTGAAGATAATactggaagaaatgaaagaaaatgaaaataacaggtggatgaaagagactaggaaatcgattaaagatatggaaatgaacgatagaacctttaggagaatgggaagagaagaacttaaggccaaaattagagaagtagatggtaaaaagtggagggatgaaataaatgagaagaatagtttagaaatatacgaacaagaaaaagggcaaataggagaagaaatgttttatgataacaaacctaattctattattatgtataaagctagggccaactgtttgaaattaaatgatagggaaagacatgaagcaggaggtagggtagaatgcaaactatgtggggcagttaatgaagacctcgcccacttcattcttgagtgtccagacctcagcgacgaaagaagaaaaatagtggaattgcaacagccgtatggagaagaaaagaagataataggaaacgtgctgttcaagaaagaaggaatagagagaagaatatatttatcaaatgtggaaaaaaaaggagaagaaaataaaagaaatagaataaagaagaaaaccaaggatgtgccgatggaaaggcaaatccctccgcccaacaacaacaaaaacaacaacaacaatcaacaAACGATTACtaagaaacaaaagtaaaatatgtatatgaaattcACATCAACAATAAGACTTTTTACAAGGAGTGAAAACTATCCTGTGTTATCATGACATAAACTATTGTATTGTTTTATGATGGAAGTCATAGTTATGTTTACTTTTACCCACTTCACCTGAACgcttgttttcctggtcctatcacacagggaaaCCCCCTTGCTTTATAGGACCTGCAAAATCTGTTTGTCATATACATGCCTTGATATTTAGGGTTCTACATTGTGAAGTATCTCCTTCATTCTCTGTCCTTCTTTACATTGCCTTTCTATCTAGGTTATGTATAAGATCGTTTCGTTAGCACCCTGACATTTTTGCTTTCAATGACCTGTGCTTCCTGTCTTTTGTCTACCAAGATTGCGGGAACTCTATGGTAAACCTCTTGTTTCTTTGTGACGTTAAGACAGATAATATTTGATATAGACGACATACGTTGGTTCTTTACTCAGAATTCCTGAAGGTAAAGTTTCTAGAggcagaaaaaaaagaactttggattcaattatgattaaaataatgtgGGTTTATgagcttttattttatttctcggCTGCAAAATCAGGCCAAATTGTTTAGGAAATATATTTGTTGTGCACATCCTTTCTGCCTAATGCATAATACTGAATCCTAACATATCTCAGACAGAAGTCAATTGATGAAAACTACATATACCAGAGAACATATCATTCGAATTCCATTTCACCTATAATATTTTGATGACACAAATGACGTTCTTCAGTTAACATCAAAACTTCAGGTCTATTTTACCTGTCTCTTTGTAACTAACCTTTGACAACTAattggaaaggaaaacaatgaggtCAAGAGAAGAATTAAAGTACAGGAGAGCCTCGTAGACTTATAcatacaagaagaaaaagaaaaggaggaaggtttaagaataatcaagCAAGTAGAAGAGATCAAAACAAAAGGAGGTATGAACAGCACAGCCttctgggaattcaagaagaaagtAGATAGAAAAAATGCCAGCAAATGTACAGCAATCAGAGGGAAGGGTGAAGAAATAATAGAG
This Palaemon carinicauda isolate YSFRI2023 chromosome 25, ASM3689809v2, whole genome shotgun sequence DNA region includes the following protein-coding sequences:
- the LOC137618834 gene encoding DNA repair protein RecN-like; this encodes MKECRIHPNVIDTLEEIYEGDKTKKNIGYELDKEFELTSGIKQGCTGSTTLFKLITYKIKPEEIEGIKVTDIIRYLGIEIEGKRNMFKKQKKKMMEKAEKLANLTYSIIAKSCYKILIGKTYWKNVALPGILYGTAVMNIKRLQQIENGENNEVKRRIKVQESLVDLYIQEEKEKEEGLRIIKQVEEIKTKGGMNSTAFWEFKKKVDRKNASKCTAIRGKGEEIIEDVEEIKKEYDKFYSDLFKLENPQNKEETLAEEINNMFDKWLLESDRMRSSKEEKITYQEVEAIVKSLKDKYTTDRQGLNNVVI